Proteins from a single region of Runella sp. SP2:
- a CDS encoding DUF1080 domain-containing protein codes for MKYAVIVFLSLCVTSVFGQKKTDKQEWQQLFNGKNLDGWDIKIRGNDLNDNFGQTFRVEDGKMVVRYDQYDDFKRKYGHIFYKGDFSYYRIAVEYRFVGEQAPKGEGWAWRNSGIMVHGQTAASMGKDQDFPASIEVQLLGGDGKKRTTCNLCTPGTNVVMDGKLITQHCINSTSQTYNGDQWVLAEVLVLGDSLIQHFANGEKVLEYNKPQWGGGNVSGHDPNLFVNGKLLDHGSISLQSESHPVEFRKVELLNLKGCMDPKALNFKSYYVKEDNSTCQYGKKKKR; via the coding sequence ATGAAATACGCAGTAATTGTCTTTTTAAGCCTTTGTGTTACGTCTGTTTTTGGACAAAAAAAGACGGATAAACAAGAATGGCAGCAACTTTTCAACGGTAAAAACCTTGACGGTTGGGATATTAAAATCCGTGGGAACGACCTCAATGATAACTTTGGACAAACGTTTCGGGTAGAGGATGGAAAAATGGTCGTTCGCTATGACCAATATGATGATTTTAAACGCAAATACGGTCATATTTTCTACAAAGGCGATTTTTCATACTACCGCATTGCGGTTGAATATCGTTTTGTGGGCGAGCAAGCTCCCAAAGGTGAGGGCTGGGCGTGGCGTAACAGCGGCATCATGGTACACGGCCAAACGGCCGCTTCAATGGGTAAAGACCAAGATTTTCCTGCGTCTATCGAAGTTCAATTACTTGGTGGTGACGGCAAAAAACGAACTACCTGCAACTTGTGCACCCCTGGAACAAACGTCGTGATGGATGGAAAATTAATCACCCAACACTGCATCAATTCTACCTCGCAAACCTACAACGGAGACCAATGGGTGCTGGCTGAAGTGTTAGTTTTGGGCGACTCGCTCATTCAGCATTTTGCTAACGGCGAAAAAGTGTTGGAATACAATAAACCTCAGTGGGGAGGCGGCAACGTGAGCGGACATGACCCCAATCTGTTTGTTAATGGAAAACTCCTCGACCACGGCTCTATCTCGCTTCAAAGTGAAAGTCACCCTGTGGAATTTAGAAAAGTTGAATTGTTGAACTTGAAAGGCTGCATGGACCCTAAAGCCCTCAATTTCAAGTCATACTACGTTAAAGAAGACAATTCAACTTGCCAATATGGGAAGAAGAAGAAGAGATAA